One part of the Kryptolebias marmoratus isolate JLee-2015 linkage group LG2, ASM164957v2, whole genome shotgun sequence genome encodes these proteins:
- the mmp20b gene encoding matrilysin gives MRVTLLPACVLVLLVLDPGLTAPTLTPEEESARSLEPQSDLQLATNYLHQFYNLQTDPLGRMRRSGLSFASKVKDMQTFFGLNATGALDSDTLEVMRSPRCGVPDVEDYSHTQGTRWNKNVLTYSVGRYTRDLPRSAVDSLIQSAFNVWARASGLTFVRLRTNSADIMVEFATNAHGDFYPFDGPRGTLAHAFGPGLGAGGDTHFDDDERWTAGEKTGFNLFVVAAHEFGHALGLKHSRNPASVMYPTYKMSRPSNLLSREDVANINALYSPLRAGTNYILRNFPWLSRPLSSRLLQDRCAPDLTFDAVTTLGRATFFFRDRYLWIKHNEQSDIKEGPISNFMPKIKTSIDAAFWIPRRSAAYLIHESSFWTVKGSVIKGKARALSFFGFPAWVREVDAAVHVVKTGRTLFFMQNMYWSYNENRKVMDFGYPKYISEDFPGVNATINAAFSKENFIYFFVGQQVYKFDYSLKHVVGVETANSWLGC, from the exons ATGCGGGTCACGCTGCTCCCTGCCTGTGTCCTGGTCTTGCTGGTGCTGGACCCGGGTCTCACAGCGCCGACACTTACGCCGGAGGAGGAGAGCGCCCGTTCACTGGAGCCACAGTCTGACTTGCAGCTGGCCACA AACTACCTCCATCAGTTCTACAACTTGCAAACAGATCCGTTGGGACGCATGAGGAGGAGCGGGCTCTCCTTCGCCTCCAAAGTGAAAGACATGCAGACTTTCTTTGGGCTCAACGCAACAGGAGCGTTGGACTCCGACACCCTGGAGGTGATGAGGAGTCCTCGGTGTGGCGTTCCAGACGTGGAGGACTACAGCCACACGCAGGGGACGCGCTGGAACAAGAACGTCTTGACTTACAG CGTCGGCAGATACACCAGGGACTTGCCTCGTAGCGCTGTGGACTCTTTAATCCAGTCAGCTTTCAACGTTTGGGCCCGAGCCAGCGGCCTGACGTTTGTCCGGTTACGCACCAACAGTGCTGACATCATGGTGGAGTTTGCAACCAATG CGCACGGTGACTTTTATCCATTTGACGGGCCCCGAGGCACTCTGGCTCATGCTTTCGGTCCGGGGCTGGGCGCTGGAGGGGACACGCACTTTGATGATGACGAGCGTTGGACGGCAGGAGAAAAAACAG GTTTCAACCTGTTTGTGGTAGCGGCTCACGAGTTTGGCCACGCTTTAGGCCTCAAGCACTCCAGAAACCCAGCATCGGTGATGTATCCGACCTACAAAATGTCCCGCCCTTCAAACCTGCTGTCCAGAGAGGATGTGGCCAACATCAACGCGCTTTACA GTCCTCTCAGAGCTGGTACAAATTATATTTTGAGGAACTTCCCTTGGCTGTCCAGACCACTGTCCTCCCGACTCTTGCAGGACAGATGTGCACCGGACCTGACGTTCGACGCAGTAACGACCCTCGGCCGTGCTACCTTCTTCTTCAGAGACAG ATATCTTTGGATAAAACACAATGAGCAGTCTGACATCAAAGAAGGTCCCATCAGCAACTTTATGCCTAAGATTAAAACCAGTATCGATGCCGCCTTCTGGATACCTCGCAGATCAGCAGCTTACCTTATTCATG AGTCTTCCTTCTGGACAGTGAAAGGTTCTGTTATTAAAGGAAAGGCCAGAGCACTTAGTTTTTTCGGATTTCCAGCTTGGGTGCGGGAAGTTGACGCAGCGGTGCACGTCGTCAAAACGGGCCGTACCCTCTTCTTCATGCAAAACATGTACTGGAG CTACAATGAAAACCGAAAGGTGATGGACTTTGGTTACCCGAAGTACATCAGCGAGGACTTTCCTGGAGTCAACGCCACAATAAACGCAGCTTTTTCTAAAGAAa ACTTCATCTACTTCTTTGTGGGACAACAAGTCTACAAGTTTGACTACAGCCTCAAACACGTTGTCGGAGTGGAGACGGCAAATTCCTGGCTTGGCTGCTGA